The sequence TCCAGGGCCATGGACGCTGCCGTTGATTGGCAGCATCCACCACATCGTCAGCAACCCGCTGCCCTACCGGGCGATGCGCGAGCTCGCGCACAAGCACGGGCCGCTCATGATGCTGTGGCTGGGCGAGGTGCCCACGCTGGTGGTGTCGTCGCCGGAGGCCGCGCAGGCGATCACCAAGACGCACGACGTGTCGTTCGCCGACCGTCACATCAACAGCACCGTCGACATACTCACCTTCAACGGCATGGACATGGTTTTCGGGTCCTACGGCGAGCAGTGGCGGCAGCTCCGCAAGCTCAGCGTGCTGGAGCTGCTGAGCGCCGCGCGGGTGCAGTCGTTCCAGCGCATCCGCGAGGAGGAGGTGGCGCGGTTCATGCGGAGCCTCGCCGCGTCCGCCAGCGCCGGCGCCACCGTCGACCTGTCCAAGATGATCTCAAGCTTCATCAACGACACCTTCGTCAGGGAGTCCATCGGCAGCCGGTGCAAGTATCAGGACGAGTACCTGGCTGCCCTGGACACTGCCATTCGGGTGGCCGCGGAGCTAAGCGTAGGTAACATCTTCCCGTCGTCTAGGGTGTTGCAGAGTCTTAGCACGGCGCGACGCAAGGCGATAGCGTCCCGCGACGAGATGGCGCGCATCCTCGGGCAGATCATCCGCGAGACCAAGGAATCCATGGATCAGGGTGACAAGACTTCAAACGAGAGCATGATCTCCGTCCTGCTCAGGCTTCAGAAAGACGCCGGCTTGCCCATCGAGCTCACCGACAACGTCGTCATGGCGCTCATGTTTGTAAGTCTGATCCCCATCGTCGCCGCCTAGCTTGCTTCAGAAAGAAGTTAGCTAGCAAGCTGGAATTTAACAAGTCGATTGGTGTTTTTAATTATTTGATCTCTAGGACTTGTTTGGCGCGGGCAGCGACACCTCGTCGACAACGCTGACCTGGTGCATGACAGAGCTGGTCCGGTACCCGGCAACGATGGCCAAAGCGCAGGCCGAGGTCCGGGAGGCTTTCAAGGGGAAGACCACGATCACGGAGGACGACCTGTCCACGGCAAATCTTAGGTACCTGAAGCTCGTGGTGAAGGAAGCGCTCAGGTTGCACTGCCCGGTGCCGCTCCTGCTCCCACGCAAATGCCGGGAGGCGTGCCAGGTCATGGGCTACGACATCCCTAAAGGCACATGCGTGTTCGTCAATGTCTGGGCGATCTGTAGGGACCCTAGGTACTGGGAAGACGCCGAGGAATTCAAGCCGGAGCGGTTCGAGAACTCCAACCTAGACTACAAGGGAACATACTACGAGTACCTCCCGTTCGGGTCTGGCCGTCGCATGTGCCCGGGAGCAAACCTTGGAGTGGCCAACTTGGAGCTTGCACTGGCCAGCCTTCTGTACCATTTCGATTGGAAGCTACCAAGTGGACAGGAGCCTAAGGATGTCGATGTCTGGGAGGCTGCAGGACTGGTTGCGAAGAAAAACATAGGCCTGGTTCTGCACCCTGTCAGCCACATTGCTCCGGTTAATGCCTAATTGACGAACCAGTTTGCTCCTGTATTTTTCATGCTTTACTGATATATGAGAAAATAAATCCAACCAGTTCCCTCCTGTATTTTTCATGGAAGCATTATATCTctgtatctatctatctatctatctatctatctatctatctatccatAATGCTTCATCAAGAGAAATGTTGGCGAAAATCTATTTTTGCAAGAATAACAATATCAGAGCCAACAACAGTTTTATATGTGCATAATTGCTTCCTCCCTTGAGGTAATATTCCTTCCTTGTGTGTCCAGTCATTCATTCCTTGTTGCAACAA is a genomic window of Zea mays cultivar B73 chromosome 5, Zm-B73-REFERENCE-NAM-5.0, whole genome shotgun sequence containing:
- the LOC100273457 gene encoding zealexin A1 synthase; the protein is MEDKVLIAVGTVAVVAVLSKLKSAVTKPKLNLPPGPWTLPLIGSIHHIVSNPLPYRAMRELAHKHGPLMMLWLGEVPTLVVSSPEAAQAITKTHDVSFADRHINSTVDILTFNGMDMVFGSYGEQWRQLRKLSVLELLSAARVQSFQRIREEEVARFMRSLAASASAGATVDLSKMISSFINDTFVRESIGSRCKYQDEYLAALDTAIRVAAELSVGNIFPSSRVLQSLSTARRKAIASRDEMARILGQIIRETKESMDQGDKTSNESMISVLLRLQKDAGLPIELTDNVVMALMFDLFGAGSDTSSTTLTWCMTELVRYPATMAKAQAEVREAFKGKTTITEDDLSTANLRYLKLVVKEALRLHCPVPLLLPRKCREACQVMGYDIPKGTCVFVNVWAICRDPRYWEDAEEFKPERFENSNLDYKGTYYEYLPFGSGRRMCPGANLGVANLELALASLLYHFDWKLPSGQEPKDVDVWEAAGLVAKKNIGLVLHPVSHIAPVNA